The following proteins are co-located in the Scomber scombrus chromosome 2, fScoSco1.1, whole genome shotgun sequence genome:
- the aip gene encoding AH receptor-interacting protein yields MEEEARKLLEEGIRKKLISPGKGELSTFPDGTKVVFHYRTRQCDGTVLDDSRTMGGCSKPMELILGKKFKLAVWETVIITMREGEIAEYTCDNKHTSLYPLVSQSLRNISAGKDPLEGQRHCCGIAQIHSHHSLGHKDLDHLQANPQPLVFTIDLLQVLPPGSFQLDVWAMTDEEKLQLVPQIHEEGNMLFKQGKIKEATEKYYNGIACLKNLQMKEHPGDETWVKLDHMITPLLLNFCQCKLLQGQYYEVIEHCTSLVFKYEDNVKAFYKRAKAHAAVWNETEARADFAKVLELDPSLGPSVAKELRAMEERIRSKEKEEKGRYKGLFNTPPATATTRVEFLQQVGTSGCL; encoded by the exons atggaggaagaggcaCGCAAGCTTCTCGAAGAAGGAATAAGAAAGAAATTGATCAGTCCCGGTAAAGGAGAGCTGTCGACCTTCCCCGATGGCACCAAG GTGGTATTTCACTACCGCACCAGACAGTGTGATGGCACAGTGCTGGATGACTCCAGAACCATGGGGGGCTGCAGCAAACCCATGGAGCTCATCTTGGGCAAGAAGTTCAAACTAGCTGTGTGGGAGACTGTGATCATCACCATGAGAGAAGGTGAAATTGCAGAATATACCTGTGACAACAAG CACACTTCCCTGTACCCACTGGTGTCCCAGTCACTGAGGAACATCAGTGCTGGTAAAGACCCCCTAGAAGGCCAGAGACACTGCTGCGGCATTGCCCAGATCCACTCTCACCACTCTCTGGGCCACAAGGATCTGGACCATCTCCAGGCTAATCCACAGCCTCTTGTTTTCACTATCGACTTGCTGCAG GTTCTGCCTCCAGGATCGTTCCAGTTGGATGTGTGGGCCATGACAGATGAGGAGAAACTCCAGCTTGTGCCTCAgatacatgaggagggcaacATGCTCTTCAAACAGGGCAAAATTAAGGAGGCCACGGAGAAGTACTACAATGGCATTGCCTGCCTCAAAAATCTACAGATGAAG GAACACCCTGGAGATGAAACATGGGTAAAACTCGACCATATGATCACACCATTGCTCCTCAACTTCTGCCAGTGCAAGTTACTCCAGGGCCAGTACTACGAAGTAATCGAGCACTGCACATCCTTGGTCTTCAAATACGAGG ACAACGTGAAGGCCTTCTACAAGCGAGCCAAGGCCCACGCTGCAGTGTGGAATGAGACTGAGGCGCGAGCGGACTTTGCTAAAGTGCTGGAGCTGGACCCGTCCCTGGGGCCGTCTGTGGCTAAGGAGCTGCGGGCAATGGAGGAGAGGATCCGCTccaaggaaaaggaggaaaagggtCGCTACAAAGGCCTATTCAACACGCCACCAGCCACTGCCACTACA AGGGTTGAATTTCTTCAGCAAGTTGGAACAAGCGGATGCCTGTGA
- the serping1 gene encoding plasma protease C1 inhibitor, giving the protein MWQKHHWLKTRLNPLLHLDDLVNSRVMRHQAIFCLLLQLIFELSSCAHLRVAPGSTLELPCLAFKTDFTAENINWQFNGEDISAQSLSSVAVKMDGWYLSISPVTAAHEGTYVCSVKDDNMELTRTYSITVVASIGYAIKVNQGSDVYLPCNFPPSSQVEIDALWFKETGGGKRTLLNQKETATDDSPRVELRYPLDHDQSLIIKETVMEDTGIYHCESTEGQKLSSVYLSVVVPPTLAPYSCSGFLTPWEPCQDENSRIGGPILQESMAEFSMKLYSYVRESHPTTNLLFSPISISAALTHLLLGARGDTRKAIQTAVCVPYDFHCVHFQMKKLREKLSSSLQIASQIYYNPQISLNESFTNQSMQFYEAKPVRLLETSEENTQMINDWVANKTKYKIRNLVDSVSPNVQIILLNAVSFSGQWKVKFEQKHKKGLFTKLDGDLVRVPLLYHQKYMATMTFVVGLKAQVARFSLTGDSSLYILLPRSSKASDLQEVEVRMTDTAVRQMIEQMKTTLPQHIEVTLPKIKLDVQPDMNILLKKLGLSSLFEGGNLCGLYSEDKLVLDDAKHRAFLELNEQGVEAAAATSMSFSRSFPSFSALRPFIMLLWSDQANVPLFIGRVTDP; this is encoded by the exons ATGTGGCAGAAACACCACTGGTTAAAAACAAGACTGAATCCATTACTGCATTTGGACGATTTGGTGAATTCAAGAGTT ATGAGACATCAGGCCATATTTTGCCTCTTGCTGCAGCTCATTTTTGAG CTTTCGTCATGCGCACATCTCAGAGTGGCACCTGGATCCACTTTGGAGCTGCCCTGCCTCGCATTCAAAACAGACTTCACTGCAGAAAACATCAACTGGCAATTCAATG GTGAAGATATAAGTGCTCAGTCACTCAGCTCTGTAGCAGTTAAAATGGATGGCTGGTATCTCTCTATCTCCCCTGTGACTGCTGCTCACGAGGGCACATATGTGTGTTCAGTAAAAGATGACAATATGGAGTTGACAAGGACCTACAGCATCACAGTTGTTG CATCAATTGGTTATGCGATCAAGGTAAACCAAGGCTCAGACGTTTATCTCCCATGTAATTTCCCACCTTCCAGCCAAGTTGAGATCGATGCACTTTGGTTCAAAGAGACGGGTGGAGGCAAGAGGACACTGCTGAATCAAAAAGAGACTGCAACAGATGATAGTCCAAGAGTGGAACTGCGTTATCCACTTGACCATGATCAGTCCCTCATAATTAAAGAGACTGTCATGGAGGATACTGGAATTTACCACTGTGAATCCACAGAGGGGCAGAAGCTCAGCAGTGTATATCTTTCTGTTGTAG TTCCTCCTACCCTTGCTCCTTATTCGTGCAGTGGCTTCCTGACACCTTGGGAGCCCTGCCAGGATGAGAACAGTCGCATAGGGGGACCTATTCTGCAGGAATCCATGGCAGAGTTTTCCATGAAGTTGTATTCCTACGTCAGAGAATCACATCCCACTACCAACCTGCTCTTCTCTCCTATTAGTATCAGCGCGGCGCTCACCCATTTGTTATTAG GTGCAAGAGGTGACACCCGCAAAGCCATTCAGACGGCCGTGTGTGTGCCGTATGATTTCCACTGTGTTCACTTCCAGATGAAGAAGTTGAGAGAGAAGTTGTCCAGCTCCTTGCAGATTGCTTCTCAGATCTACTATAACCCAC AAATCAGTTTGAATGAGTCTTTTACTAACCAGTCGATGCAGTTCTACGAAGCAAAGCCTGTCAGGCTGCTGGAAACCAGCgaggaaaacacacagatgatCAACGACTGGGTGGCAAACAAGACGaaatataaaatcagaaatTTGGTTGACTCTGTCTCACCAAACGTCCAGATAATCCTGTTGAATGCTGTGTCCTTCAGTG GTCAGTGGAAAGTCAAGtttgaacagaaacacaagaagGGCCTTTTCACAAAACTGGATGGTGATCTTGTACGGGTGCCTCTACTCTATCACCAGAAATACATGGCAACTATGACATTTGTCGTTGGGCTAAAGGCACAG GTGGCAAGGTTTAGTCTCACAGGTGACAGCAGTCTTTACATCTTGCTGCCTCGCTCCAGCAAAGCATCCGACCTGCAGGAGGTCGAGGTTAGGATGACAGACACGGCTGTGCGTCAAATGAtagaacaaatgaaaacaacactTCCCCAGCATATTGAGGTCACTCTTCCCAAAATTAAGCTGGATGTTCAGCCAGACATGAACATACTTCTCAAGAAATTAG GACTGTCTTCACTCTTTGAGGGTGGCAACCTGTGTGGCCTCTACTCTGAAGACAAGCTGGTTCTGGACGATGCCAAACACAGAGCCTTCCTGGAACTGAATGAACAAGGAGTGGAGGCCGCCGCCGCTACCTCTATGTCATTCTCTcgctcctttccatccttctctgCCCTGCGGCCTTTCATCATGCTGCTGTGGAGTGACCAGGCCAATGTGCCACTGTTTATAGGCAGAGTGACTGACCcatga
- the tmem134 gene encoding transmembrane protein 134 isoform X2, giving the protein MATQFSIDDAFVLEGDEEGAVSDGEPEGWKGRDKDREGGEMTFGPLSFSKPQTHPSPAAAGLPEHSNLKYQNLENEDALGNNGNSSFNNFFKISSQWSFSTLSSVTQLSAHCCGWMSHPLVKKNRRVVLASFLLLITGVALIFTGVVIQLNPNAGVSSAIFFVPGFLLFIPGVYHVIYISCAVRGRRGFKLFYLPYFEK; this is encoded by the exons ATGGCAACGCAGTTCAGTATCGATGATGCCTTTGTGTTGGAGGGAGATGAGGAGGGAGCCGTGTCTGATGGAGAGCCAGAGGGATGGAAGGGCCGAGACAaggacagagaaggaggagagatgaCATTTGGTCCTCTGAGTTTCTCTAAACCTCAGACTCATCCGTCACCCGCTGCCGCTGGCTTGCCTGAACACAGTAATCTGAAGTATCAG AATCTGGAAAATGAAGACGCCCTGGGCAACAATGGCAATTCCTCCTTCAATAACTTCTTCAAAATCAG CTCTCAGTGGTCCTTCAGCACCCTGAGTTCTGTCACACAGCTTTCTGCACACTGCTGCGG GTGGATGTCCCACCCGCTggtgaagaaaaacagaagagttgTTCTTGCTTCATTCCTTCTCCTCATCACTGGAGTTG cTCTTATTTTCACGGGTGTTGTCATACAGCTGAATCCAAATGCAG GTGTATCAAGTGCTATTTTCTTTGTACCTGgatttcttcttttcatccctGGAG TGTACCATGTGATATACATCAGCTGTGCTGTCCGTGGAAGAAGAGGCTTCAAATTGTTCTACCTGCCTTActttgaaaaatga
- the tmem134 gene encoding transmembrane protein 134 isoform X1 gives MATQFSIDDAFVLEGDEEGAVSDGEPEGWKGRDKDREGGEMTFGPLSFSKPQTHPSPAAAGLPEHSNLKYQNLENEDALGNNGNSSFNNFFKISDPATLSYCSSQWSFSTLSSVTQLSAHCCGWMSHPLVKKNRRVVLASFLLLITGVALIFTGVVIQLNPNAGVSSAIFFVPGFLLFIPGVYHVIYISCAVRGRRGFKLFYLPYFEK, from the exons ATGGCAACGCAGTTCAGTATCGATGATGCCTTTGTGTTGGAGGGAGATGAGGAGGGAGCCGTGTCTGATGGAGAGCCAGAGGGATGGAAGGGCCGAGACAaggacagagaaggaggagagatgaCATTTGGTCCTCTGAGTTTCTCTAAACCTCAGACTCATCCGTCACCCGCTGCCGCTGGCTTGCCTGAACACAGTAATCTGAAGTATCAG AATCTGGAAAATGAAGACGCCCTGGGCAACAATGGCAATTCCTCCTTCAATAACTTCTTCAAAATCAG TGACCCTGCGACTCTGTCTTACTGCAGCTCTCAGTGGTCCTTCAGCACCCTGAGTTCTGTCACACAGCTTTCTGCACACTGCTGCGG GTGGATGTCCCACCCGCTggtgaagaaaaacagaagagttgTTCTTGCTTCATTCCTTCTCCTCATCACTGGAGTTG cTCTTATTTTCACGGGTGTTGTCATACAGCTGAATCCAAATGCAG GTGTATCAAGTGCTATTTTCTTTGTACCTGgatttcttcttttcatccctGGAG TGTACCATGTGATATACATCAGCTGTGCTGTCCGTGGAAGAAGAGGCTTCAAATTGTTCTACCTGCCTTActttgaaaaatga